The genomic window CTACTTACACATTAGGAGAAGCGGTTAAAGCCGACATTTTCAATGCAGGGGATCTCGTTGACATTGCGGGAACCTCAATGGGGCGGGGATTTGCCGGTTATCAAAAACGCCATAACTTTAAACGAGGTTCTATGACCCACGGTTCTAAGAATCATCGTTTACCAGGATCAACTGGCGCAGGAACTACTCCAGGGCGGGTTTATCCAGGGAAAAAAATGGCCGGTCAATACGGTGCAGTTAAGACCACTACCCGCCATTTACAAGTGGTCCGAGTAGATGCCGAACGCAACTTGTTACTCATTAAAGGAGCAGTGCCTGGAAAGCCAGGGGGTCTCTTAAATATTACCCCAGCTAAGATCGTTGGTAAATAGAGACAAACCCATCACTAAACGAGAGATACATCAAGAACAATGGTTGATTGTAACGTTAAAAACTGGCAAGGGGAAGAAGTTGGCCAAACTACCCTAGAGCTAAAAGTGGCTAAAGATGAAACAGCATCACACTTATTACACCGTGCTGTTGTGCGTCATCTAGCTAATGCTCGTCAAGGAAATGCTTCGACCAAAACCAGAGCAGAAGTTAGAGGGGGTGGCCGTAAACCCTGGCGACAAAAAGGAACTGGACGAGCCAGAGCCGGATCGATTCGTTCTCCTTTGTGGCGAGGAGGCGGTGTGATTTTTGGACCCAAACCGAGAGACTTTAGTCTAAAAATGAACCGTAAAGAAAGACGGTTAGCTCTTAGAACCGCCATCGGTAGCAGAGTTGAAGACATGATCGTCGTTGAAAACTTTGCTGAACAACTTCCTCAACCCAAAACAAAAGAACTCGCTTCAGCTTTAACCCGTTGGGGTGTAGAACCAACCCAAAAAGTGGCTTTGGTGCTAGTAGAGACAGATGCAAACATTTATTTGTCAGCCCGAAATCTTTGTCATGTCAAGATTTTGCGAGCAGATAGCCTTAATGTTTACGATTTGCTCGATGCTGATAAAATCGTCATCACCTCCGAAGCCATCAGCAAAATTCAGGAGGTTTACAATGACTGAATATAATCCCCGTGACCTAGCAGATTTAGTAATTAAGCCCATTATTACCGAAAAAGCGACCCTGCTGTTAGAACAGAATAAATATGTGTTTGACGTGTTACCTAAAGCCACCAAACCAGAAATTAAAGCAGCGATCGAAAGTTTATTTGATGTCAAAGTAACAGGGGTGAACACCATTAAACCCCCTCGTAAAAAGCGTCGTGTGGGTCGATTTATTGGTCATAAACCCTTATACAAACGGGCGATCATTACCCTAGAAGAAGGAGATACCATTAACCTCTTCCCTGACGTATAACCTTGTTATCTGTCAAAGAACAGGCAACTCAGTCATCTATAAAATCGGTGCATCATCAGGAAACGACTCATTAGCAGACCAAACCTAAAAGATAATCATGGGTATTCGTACTTATCGGCCATACACTCCCGGAACCCGACAGGCATCTGTCTCAGATTTCGCGGATATTACTAAACCGAAGCCGGAAAAATCATTAACCACCTACAAACACAACAAGAAAGGCCGCAATAATCGAGGCGTTATTACCAGTCGTCATCGTGGTGGCGGCCATAAGCGGTTGTATCGCATTGTGGACTTTAAACGGGATAAATATGGCGTTCCTGCCAAAGTAGCAGCCATCGAATACGATCCCAATCGTAACGCCCGTATCGCTCTGTTGTTTTATCAAGACGGGGAAAAACGTTATATTTTAGCCCCTGCTGGTATTACAGTCGGCACAGAAGTTATCTCAGGGGAAGATTCCCCCTTTGAAGTCGGCAACGCCTTACCGCTATACAAAATTCCTTTAGGCACAGAAGTCCATAACATAGAATTAGTGGCTGGTAAAGGCGGTCAAATGGTACGGGCTGCCGGGGCTGCTGCTCAAGTGGTGGCAAAAGAAGGCGACTACGTTACTTTAAGACTCCCCTCCAAAGAAGTCCGCATGGTACGCAAAGAATGCTATGCCACCATTGGCCGCGTTGGGAATACCGAAGCCCGCAACATCAAACTCGGAAAAGCAGGCAGAACCCGTCATTTAGGGCGCAGACCCCATGTCAGAGGAAGCGTCATGAACCCGGTTGATCACCCCCACGGCGGAGGAGAAGGACGCGCCCCTGTTGGTAGAAGCGGACCGATGACCCCTTGGGGTAAACCAGCTTTAGGGGCAAAAACCCGAAATAAGAAAAAAGCTAGTTCTCGGCTAATTGTACGCCGTCGCCGTTAAAACCATAGAGTCAGTTTAAATTATTATGAGTCGCTC from Crocosphaera subtropica ATCC 51142 includes these protein-coding regions:
- the rplC gene encoding 50S ribosomal protein L3, producing MAVGLLGTKLGMTQIFEEESGLAIPVTVVQAGPCTITQIKTAETDGYSAIQIGYLEVKEKALTKPELGHLKKVEASPLRHLKEYRVDDTATYTLGEAVKADIFNAGDLVDIAGTSMGRGFAGYQKRHNFKRGSMTHGSKNHRLPGSTGAGTTPGRVYPGKKMAGQYGAVKTTTRHLQVVRVDAERNLLLIKGAVPGKPGGLLNITPAKIVGK
- the rplD gene encoding 50S ribosomal protein L4 gives rise to the protein MVDCNVKNWQGEEVGQTTLELKVAKDETASHLLHRAVVRHLANARQGNASTKTRAEVRGGGRKPWRQKGTGRARAGSIRSPLWRGGGVIFGPKPRDFSLKMNRKERRLALRTAIGSRVEDMIVVENFAEQLPQPKTKELASALTRWGVEPTQKVALVLVETDANIYLSARNLCHVKILRADSLNVYDLLDADKIVITSEAISKIQEVYND
- a CDS encoding 50S ribosomal protein L23 — its product is MTEYNPRDLADLVIKPIITEKATLLLEQNKYVFDVLPKATKPEIKAAIESLFDVKVTGVNTIKPPRKKRRVGRFIGHKPLYKRAIITLEEGDTINLFPDV
- the rplB gene encoding 50S ribosomal protein L2, with amino-acid sequence MGIRTYRPYTPGTRQASVSDFADITKPKPEKSLTTYKHNKKGRNNRGVITSRHRGGGHKRLYRIVDFKRDKYGVPAKVAAIEYDPNRNARIALLFYQDGEKRYILAPAGITVGTEVISGEDSPFEVGNALPLYKIPLGTEVHNIELVAGKGGQMVRAAGAAAQVVAKEGDYVTLRLPSKEVRMVRKECYATIGRVGNTEARNIKLGKAGRTRHLGRRPHVRGSVMNPVDHPHGGGEGRAPVGRSGPMTPWGKPALGAKTRNKKKASSRLIVRRRR